One genomic window of Providencia hangzhouensis includes the following:
- a CDS encoding type II toxin-antitoxin system RelB/DinJ family antitoxin: MSTLLKTTDVRSRIDEQLKAEATSVLQDCGLTISAAIRLFLEQVVQEQRVPFEIKRKQPSLKTTLALKEAKAIEQHYDSINEMMVELSKVDSEAK; encoded by the coding sequence ATGTCAACACTATTGAAAACAACAGATGTTCGTAGTCGAATTGATGAACAATTAAAAGCGGAAGCCACGAGTGTATTACAAGATTGTGGTTTGACTATTAGCGCAGCTATTCGTTTGTTTTTAGAGCAAGTAGTTCAAGAGCAAAGAGTTCCCTTTGAAATCAAACGTAAGCAACCTTCGCTGAAAACTACACTAGCGTTGAAAGAAGCTAAAGCTATTGAGCAGCACTACGATTCAATTAACGAAATGATGGTGGAGTTAAGCAAAGTTGACTCAGAAGCCAAGTAA
- a CDS encoding ABC transporter permease produces the protein MAIYFATFRKVLLGMLEKPMWLLLLVSLCVMSLVYAKPVLWDLPVAVIDMDHSTASRELIRDLDATPKVQLQSYDNLAQARQDMIARKLFAIIIIPTDFQQHLLSGKNITVPVYGDGTNRLASGQIQQELSIAYQTLLNAYNTQLLTKAGYSQEQAKVIITPIRSETEPLYNPGISFAAIVFPGLLVMLLQHSLLIACVRVSIAVRSTPKGKPPLAVYLGALSALIPIWLFLSTVFFALWPWVLGYRQEAPLYVIWMFTFPFLLAVLGLGKLVTECLRSVEMIYLTLAFITTPVFYMSGTIWPLQAMPDWVRMIASALPSTWATNAMAGLNQMGLPFSDVLMDIVMMLILGVIYTVIGVFIGMLRDGELRHISHMFNRWRRHRH, from the coding sequence ATGGCTATCTATTTTGCAACCTTTCGTAAAGTGCTGCTGGGGATGTTGGAAAAACCGATGTGGCTGTTATTATTGGTTTCTCTGTGCGTTATGAGCTTAGTTTATGCCAAGCCTGTTCTTTGGGACTTACCTGTTGCAGTGATTGATATGGACCACAGCACAGCAAGTCGTGAGTTAATCCGCGATCTTGATGCGACGCCGAAGGTGCAATTGCAGAGTTATGATAACCTTGCTCAAGCTCGTCAGGATATGATTGCGAGAAAGTTATTTGCGATAATTATCATTCCAACAGATTTTCAACAACACTTATTGAGTGGTAAAAATATCACTGTGCCAGTGTATGGTGATGGCACTAACCGGCTAGCGAGTGGGCAAATTCAGCAAGAGTTATCAATAGCTTACCAAACACTGCTCAATGCCTATAACACCCAGTTACTCACTAAAGCAGGCTATAGCCAAGAGCAAGCTAAAGTGATTATTACCCCTATTCGCAGTGAAACTGAGCCATTGTATAACCCAGGGATCAGCTTCGCAGCGATCGTTTTCCCTGGCCTATTGGTGATGTTATTACAGCACTCCCTATTGATTGCCTGTGTGCGAGTCAGTATCGCGGTCCGTTCTACGCCGAAAGGAAAACCGCCATTAGCCGTTTATTTAGGGGCGCTATCTGCTTTAATTCCGATTTGGTTATTTTTATCTACCGTATTTTTTGCCCTTTGGCCGTGGGTATTGGGTTACCGGCAAGAAGCGCCATTGTATGTGATTTGGATGTTCACGTTCCCATTCCTCTTGGCTGTTCTGGGGCTTGGCAAGTTAGTGACGGAATGTTTGCGCAGTGTCGAAATGATTTATTTAACTTTGGCATTTATTACGACCCCTGTGTTTTATATGTCAGGTACGATTTGGCCACTGCAAGCGATGCCTGATTGGGTTCGTATGATTGCATCAGCACTACCATCAACATGGGCCACAAACGCCATGGCAGGTCTTAACCAAATGGGACTACCGTTTAGCGATGTCCTGATGGATATCGTGATGATGCTGATTTTAGGGGTTATTTATACGGTCATTGGGGTATTTATTGGTATGCTCCGAGATGGCGAACTGCGTCATATTAGCCATATGTTTAACCGCTGGCGCAGGCATCGGCATTAA
- a CDS encoding ABC transporter permease, whose protein sequence is MKFKFAWHGFEHAFSRETQMAIRSPVFHWLSWLFPLMLFTLVSANFSEGTLMDLPVSVVDDNHSPVSRQIIRDLNAGPHADVKTIDDNLSTSLKRLGSSKDYALLYIPHNFEEDVLRGRQPELRMYYNALFYASGSYAIQDFSGLVAELNAKYRQEMAKSMGKALPPLAQVTLSYDSLFNPSGSYIYYQQFAATIHMLQLFVVTATIYTMSRGSTLQSVKPFVMALLGKLAPYTLFFSILLAVEIAALVTIFDAKVVGNPLYMIVLGFFYVIAAQSIGLLLFSFTSSAIMAYSLIGMLVSIALAFSGMAVPELSMILPAQIISNIEPLTHTLNAMFDIFLREISFTRIVQVCLFLLIYPFVIGFLIRKRLVKRLENQGGVV, encoded by the coding sequence ATGAAATTTAAGTTCGCTTGGCACGGTTTTGAGCACGCCTTTAGCCGTGAAACCCAAATGGCTATTCGTAGCCCTGTTTTTCATTGGTTAAGTTGGCTGTTTCCATTAATGCTGTTTACGTTAGTTAGCGCTAACTTTTCAGAGGGGACATTAATGGATTTACCCGTTTCTGTGGTGGATGACAACCATAGCCCCGTGTCTCGGCAAATTATTCGTGACCTTAACGCAGGCCCGCACGCTGATGTAAAAACGATTGATGATAATTTGAGTACGTCATTAAAAAGACTCGGTAGTTCAAAAGATTACGCGTTATTGTATATTCCTCATAACTTTGAAGAAGATGTTTTACGGGGGCGTCAGCCAGAGCTGCGGATGTATTATAATGCGCTCTTTTATGCATCAGGCAGTTATGCGATTCAAGATTTTAGTGGGCTAGTGGCAGAGCTGAATGCGAAGTATCGCCAAGAAATGGCTAAGTCCATGGGAAAGGCATTGCCGCCATTAGCTCAAGTCACACTTTCTTATGACAGTTTGTTCAATCCGAGCGGTAGTTATATTTATTATCAACAGTTTGCTGCAACTATTCATATGCTACAGCTATTTGTTGTTACCGCAACAATCTACACCATGTCACGAGGTTCTACCTTACAAAGTGTTAAACCGTTTGTCATGGCGTTACTTGGGAAGTTAGCTCCTTACACCTTATTTTTCAGTATATTGCTCGCCGTAGAGATTGCGGCGCTAGTCACTATTTTTGATGCTAAAGTGGTAGGGAACCCGTTATATATGATTGTATTAGGGTTTTTCTATGTGATAGCAGCGCAAAGTATCGGTTTATTGCTGTTTAGTTTTACCTCAAGTGCCATCATGGCGTATAGCTTGATAGGGATGCTGGTGAGTATCGCCTTAGCCTTTTCGGGTATGGCTGTGCCTGAGCTATCAATGATATTGCCTGCACAGATTATTTCTAATATTGAACCACTTACACATACATTGAATGCTATGTTTGATATTTTCTTGCGGGAGATTTCTTTTACTCGCATCGTTCAAGTGTGTCTATTTTTATTGATTTACCCATTCGTGATTGGCTTTTTAATCCGTAAGCGACTAGTAAAACGGTTAGAAAACCAAGGAGGGGTTGTCTAA
- a CDS encoding HlyD family secretion protein — protein sequence MKKRTIALILLMLILIAAAALFHSHNQYLLLQGEVDAPEVIVTSKAKGRVIERHIERGDDVKQGQLLLTLESPELQAQYAASKAARDQAKAQLELSINGTREETIRDLKATLAQANSQYQNASREYARLSNLKNKGYVSANELDNARKAKEVAFSQVQGAKARLEEGLHGDRIELRQQYEAALDQAEQKLAELQVQVDDLQVKAPVDGEVGPIPAEIGELFNAGSPLVSLIRLPQAYFVYNLREDILVDVKKGDKVQLDIPALGNKVVEAEIRYIAPKGDYATKRATRATGDFDLKTFEIRLYPVEPIEGLRPGMSVLWHWDK from the coding sequence ATGAAAAAAAGAACAATAGCACTGATTTTGCTGATGCTTATCTTAATAGCAGCAGCGGCACTTTTTCATTCCCATAACCAATATTTATTGTTACAGGGGGAAGTCGATGCACCTGAAGTTATCGTAACCTCGAAAGCAAAAGGGCGGGTGATTGAGCGCCATATTGAGCGTGGTGATGATGTAAAACAAGGGCAACTTCTCTTAACATTAGAAAGCCCTGAGCTACAGGCGCAGTATGCAGCATCAAAAGCGGCAAGAGACCAAGCAAAGGCGCAGCTAGAACTCTCTATTAATGGTACTCGCGAAGAAACTATTCGTGATCTTAAAGCCACCTTGGCACAAGCCAACTCTCAATATCAAAATGCCTCTCGTGAATATGCCCGTTTAAGTAATTTAAAAAACAAAGGGTATGTTTCAGCGAATGAGTTAGATAACGCACGTAAGGCCAAAGAAGTGGCATTTTCGCAAGTCCAGGGGGCAAAAGCACGGTTAGAAGAAGGCTTACATGGTGACCGTATTGAATTACGTCAGCAATATGAGGCGGCGCTTGACCAAGCAGAACAAAAATTGGCTGAATTGCAAGTTCAGGTGGATGATTTGCAAGTTAAAGCCCCGGTTGATGGGGAAGTAGGACCTATCCCCGCTGAAATTGGCGAATTATTTAATGCAGGAAGCCCTTTGGTTTCATTAATACGCCTGCCGCAAGCTTATTTTGTCTATAACTTGCGTGAAGATATTTTAGTTGATGTGAAAAAAGGCGATAAAGTACAGCTGGATATCCCAGCGTTGGGTAATAAGGTGGTTGAAGCTGAAATTCGTTATATTGCACCAAAAGGTGACTATGCTACTAAGCGAGCAACACGTGCAACGGGTGACTTCGATTTAAAAACATTTGAAATTCGCTTATATCCTGTAGAGCCGATCGAAGGGTTAAGGCCTGGCATGAGTGTGTTATGGCACTGGGATAAGTAA
- a CDS encoding sensor histidine kinase yields MYEFDLILLLLQQMCVYLVIAWVLSRTPLVTPLLKVTIRLPHKVMCYLIFSVFCIIGTYFGLHINDSIANTRAIGAVLGGLLGGPAVGFAVGFTGGLHRYSLGGMSAFACMVSTIVEGLIGGLVHRYFMKRGEINKIFNPMIASCVTFIAEIIQMLIILLLAKPFDEALELVKNIAAPMVIANTIGAAMFIRILLDRRAIVEKYTTAFSAQALKIALTTEGILRKGFNADNSMKVAKIIYQELEIGAVAITDREKILAFIGIGADHHRPGTPISSSQSRQAIENNEVVYADGNETPYKCSLSPTCKLGSALVIPLRGENEKVIGTIKLYEAKNSLFSSINRTLGEGIASLFSAQILAGQYERNKQSLLQSEVKLLHAQVNPHFLFNVLNTLQAVIRKDSQQAGQLVQYISTFFRNNLKRPEQNATLGEEIEHINAYLQIEKARFQESLQIHIEIPDEVKQVELPAFTLQPLVENAIKHGTSQLLETGYITIRSYIGSEHVYIEIEDNAGLYKPTKKSDGLGMGLVDKRLRLKYGEQYGISVEHEPEKFTRMKIRLPYLATT; encoded by the coding sequence ATGTACGAATTTGACTTAATATTACTCCTCCTCCAGCAAATGTGCGTCTACTTAGTGATCGCATGGGTCCTTAGTCGTACCCCGCTGGTTACCCCATTACTTAAAGTCACTATTCGCTTACCTCACAAGGTGATGTGCTACCTGATTTTCTCAGTATTTTGCATTATCGGTACTTATTTTGGTTTGCATATCAATGATTCTATTGCCAATACTCGCGCCATTGGTGCCGTGCTTGGGGGCCTATTAGGCGGTCCCGCTGTCGGCTTTGCCGTTGGTTTTACTGGTGGGTTGCATCGTTATTCATTGGGTGGTATGAGTGCATTTGCCTGTATGGTTTCAACGATTGTTGAAGGGTTGATTGGCGGGTTAGTTCATCGTTACTTTATGAAACGCGGCGAAATTAATAAAATTTTTAATCCTATGATTGCCAGCTGTGTCACTTTTATTGCTGAAATCATACAAATGCTAATTATTTTATTGTTGGCAAAACCTTTCGATGAAGCCCTCGAACTTGTTAAAAATATCGCTGCACCTATGGTCATCGCAAATACGATTGGCGCAGCTATGTTTATTCGTATTTTACTCGACCGCCGCGCTATTGTTGAAAAATACACAACTGCATTCTCTGCTCAGGCGCTAAAAATCGCCTTAACCACTGAAGGAATTCTGCGTAAAGGCTTTAATGCTGATAACAGTATGAAAGTTGCCAAGATTATTTATCAAGAACTAGAAATTGGCGCCGTCGCCATCACTGATCGTGAAAAAATACTCGCATTTATTGGTATTGGCGCTGATCACCATCGCCCGGGAACACCGATTTCGTCGAGTCAGTCAAGGCAAGCTATTGAGAATAATGAAGTTGTATATGCCGATGGCAATGAAACGCCTTACAAGTGTTCATTAAGCCCCACCTGTAAACTCGGTTCTGCATTAGTGATCCCATTACGCGGGGAAAACGAAAAAGTCATTGGTACAATTAAACTGTATGAAGCGAAAAATAGCCTATTTAGCTCCATAAATCGTACCCTTGGTGAAGGCATAGCCAGCTTATTTTCCGCGCAAATTCTCGCGGGCCAATATGAGCGCAATAAGCAATCACTGTTACAATCTGAAGTTAAACTACTTCATGCGCAAGTGAACCCCCACTTTTTGTTTAATGTACTCAATACGCTGCAAGCCGTGATCCGCAAAGATAGCCAGCAAGCAGGCCAGCTTGTGCAGTATATTTCGACATTTTTTCGCAATAATTTAAAACGGCCTGAACAAAATGCCACGCTTGGTGAAGAAATTGAACATATCAACGCCTATTTGCAGATAGAAAAAGCCCGCTTTCAAGAAAGCTTACAAATTCATATTGAGATCCCAGATGAAGTCAAACAGGTTGAACTTCCAGCATTTACCCTGCAGCCACTGGTTGAAAATGCAATTAAACACGGCACCTCACAGTTATTAGAAACAGGATATATTACAATACGTAGTTATATCGGCAGTGAACATGTCTACATCGAAATAGAAGATAACGCGGGGCTATACAAGCCCACTAAAAAGTCCGATGGCTTAGGAATGGGGCTAGTCGATAAACGCTTACGTTTAAAATATGGTGAACAATATGGTATCAGCGTAGAACATGAGCCAGAAAAATTCACTCGAATGAAAATTCGCCTGCCTTATTTGGCTACAACATAA